A stretch of Coccidioides posadasii str. Silveira chromosome 2, complete sequence DNA encodes these proteins:
- a CDS encoding uncharacterized protein (EggNog:ENOG410PF8H~COG:M~TransMembrane:7 (o111-133i140-157o163-182i194-213o233-255i462-483o495-521i)~BUSCO:2314at33183), with product MTGRPGIGQKRFSHSRFQQLPDTNMASSNDATINIPLTTVPSQTGARKASAEYIVSNDPSSPHLEKNHLFHGRRVVSDGTGRQLQAPEDGTLTQMGRFYNKILNFSVVTRYFIYVLPLALLIAIPIIIGATAAQNVRIGGVRIVWFFTWVEVVWLSLWVSKIIAHYIPFLFQFLCGIVSSGTRKYALILRNLEIPFSLVGWSVTSLATFIPLMTRNPDNVSRGDTAIKKWEDVVKNILFAAFISSLILAAEKVLIQLISISYHRKQFDLRIQASKRNVHLVGLLYQASRKMFPEYCKEFEAEDYIINDSIVGVLGKKGRAHKRTGSASPMRLIQNVGRVGDKITAAFGQVAHEITGKQVFNPTAVHSVVTLALEKRSSSEALARRLWMSFVLAGREALYIDDLYEVFGPDRRAEAEECFAVLDRDNNGDISLEEMILTITEFGRDRQAIAKSMHDVDQAIHVLDNLLCTVVFILVILVFVAFLNKGFGTTLAAGATALLSLSFVFAVTAQEVLGSCIFLFVKHPYDVGDRVDINSNQLIVERISLLFTVFKNINDFKVTQVPNIVLNTCWIENISRSKAMKEQLTLTVDFGTTFEDVQLLKQEMQKFVLDKDNCRDFQADVDIEVVGVGNMDKMELKIEIRHKSNWSNETVRAARRSKFMCALVLALRKIPIYGPGGGDAALGDASKPSYSVSISHEQAQANKEQFSADKESKRMVPTSEMQKLSERSPADDRAQATGNDALGSPSGLSYRSPPAGSSEATFADALNQRPVALDRTRTDELPTIRVSEDGPLLRQPSTGMRHANPLSSAVSPNTPEENLAPSLPEMGYFSYESQFPQPQLQSGSQNPYRQNPSSQSLQSGQAPGFQQPTPAPPVGSGQGSETARRPVPPPAGYSTGQNPYQQGPSNQRYPPS from the exons ATGACCGGACGGCCTGGGATCGGCCAGAAGCGGTTTTCTCATTCCAGATTCCAGCAGCTGCCGGATACTAACATGGCTAGCTCGAACGATGCAACCATCAACATTCCCCTGACCACTGTGCCCAGCCAGACCGGTGCGCGCAAGGCCAGCGCGGAGTACATCGTGTCCAACGATCCGTCCTCACCTCACCTCGAGAAAAACCACCTGTTCCACGGTCGCAGGGTGGTGAGCGATGGAACTGGCCGGCAGCTCCAGGCACCCGAGGATGGGACGTTGACCCAGATGGGCCGGTTTTACAACAAGATCCTGAATTTTTCTGTCGTTACTAGATATTTCATCTACGTTCTGCCGTTGGCGTTGCTCATCGCTATCCCCATCATTATCGGGGCCACCGCTGCGCAGAATGTGCGGATTGGAGGAGTCCGGATCGTCTGGTTTTTCACCTGGGTGGAAGTCGTCTGGTTGAGTTTATGGGTTTCGAAGATTATCGCGCATTATATCCCGTTCCTTTTCCAGTTTCTTTGCGGAATCGTCAGCTCCGGGACGAGGAAGTATGCTCTTATACTTCGGAACTTGGAAATTCCTTTCTCATTGGTTGGATGGTCGGTGACCTCGTTGGCCACATTTATCCCG TTGATGACACGGAATCCCGATAATGTGAGCCGAGGCGACACCGCGATCAAAAAGTGGGAGGATGTAGTTAAGAACATTTTGTTTGCTGCATTTATTTCCAGCTTGATTCTCGCTGCGGAAAAGGTTCTCATTCAGCTGATCTCGATAAGCTATCACCGCAAACAGTTCGACTTGAGGATCCAAGCCTCAAAGCGAAATGTTCATCTTGTGGGTTTGCTCTACCAGGCTTCCCGAAAGATGTTTCCGGAGTACTGCAAGGAGTTCGAAGCCGAAGACTACATCATCAATGACTCAATTGTTGGCGTGCTCGGGAAGAAAGGCAGGGCCCACAAGAGAACCGGCTCCGCCTCTCCGATGCGTCTGATACAGAATGTCGGCCGTGTCGGGGATAAGATCACCGCTGCGTTTGGCCAAGTTGCTCATGAGATCACCGGTAAACAGGTCTTCAACCCCACTGCCGTTCACTCGGTTGTCACGCTGGCCTTGGAGAAGCGCTCGTCGTCCGAAGCTCTTGCGAGACGTCTGTGGATGTCCTTTGTCCTTGCGGGCCGTGAGGCGCTTTACATCGACGATCTTTACGAGGTTTTTGGACCTGATCGCCGCGCGGAGGCGGAAGAATGCTTCGCTGTTTTGGATAGAGATAATAATGGCGACATCAGCCTTGAGGAGATGATCCTCACCATCACCGAGTTCGGGAGAGACAGACAGGCCATAGCCAAGAGTATGCACGATGTTGATCAGGCGATCCATGTCCTGGATAACCTCCTCTGCACGGTGGTTTTCATCTTGGTCATCTTGGTTTTTG TGGCCTTCCTTAACAAGGGTTTCGGTACCACTCTTGCGGCCGGAGCGACTGCGCTTCTGTCGCTCTCCTTCGTGTTTGCGGTCACCGCTCAAGAAGTTTTGGGTTCTTGCATCTTCTTGTTTGTGAAA CACCCTTATGATGTCGGAGACCGGGTGGATATCAACAGCAATCAACTGATCGTCGAGCGCATCTCCTTGCTCTTCACGGTCTTCAAGAATATCAACGACTTCAAAGTGACGCAGGTTCCGAATATCGTGCTGAACACTTGCTGGATCGAGAATATCAGTCGATCGAAAGCGATGAAAGAGCAACTCACCTTAACAGTGGATTTTGGGACTACGTTTGAGGATGTCCAGCTGTTGAAACAGGAGATGCAGAAGTTTGTCCTTGACAAGGACAATTGCCGCGATTTCCAAGCCGACGTTGACATCGAAGTGGTTGGCGTTGGCAATATGGATAAGATGGAATTGAAGATCGAGATCCGGCACAAGTCCAACTGGTCTAACGAGACCGTTCGTGCCGCTCGTCGCTCAAAGTTCATGTGCGCTTTGGTTTTGGCGCTGCGCAAAATTCCGATTTATGGCCCTGGAGGCGGCGATGCAGCTCTTGGAGACGCATCCAAGCCTTCGTATTCGGTTTCTATTTCGCATGAGCAGGCTCAAGCGAACAAGGAGCAATTTAGTGCCGACAAGGAAAGCAAGCGTATGGTTCCAACAAGTGAGATGCAAAAATTGTCCGAGAGGTCGCCGGCCGATGATAGGGCCCAAGCCACTGGAAATGATGCCCTAGGCTCCCCAAGCGGTCTCTCGTATCGCAGCCCACCGGCCGGTAGTAGCGAGGCAACGTTCGCGGACGCCCTGAACCAACGTCCAGTTGCGTTGGATCGCACCCGAACCGATGAGCTGCCAACGATAAGAGTGAGCGAGGACGGGCCTCTGCTCCGCCAGCCTTCCACGGGCATGCGACACGCAAACCCACTCTCGTCCGCGGTCTCTCCCAACACGCCTGAAGAGAATCTCGCACCTAGCCTCCCGGAAATGGGCTACTTTAGCTACGAGTCGCAATTCCCCCAGCCACAATTACAATCGGGCAGTCAAAACCCCTACAGACAAAACCCTTCTAGTCAATCCCTACAGTCCGGCCAGGCACCTGGGTTCCAGCAGCCGACCCCGGCCCCACCGGTAGGATCAGGCCAAGGGTCTGAAACGGCCCGAAGGCCTGTACCACCCCCGGCAGGGTACTCGACTGGGCAGAACCCGTATCAACAGGGACCGTCAAATCAACGATATCCACCTTCGTGA